A single region of the Paenibacillus sp. genome encodes:
- a CDS encoding ABC transporter ATP-binding protein yields the protein MLFVQRLSWFFRRRWPFYLVTMLLIASNSYMNTVAPRFVGDTIDRIMAGELTRSGLLGTVLILLGIAVAMYVTTYIWINALFGSSVLLNKQLRDRLLAHWTRMKPSFFHRNRSGELMALATNDIEAVSNTAGFGVVTITNTIFGVIFVVASMILYVDVRLMLAALLPLPLLSVAINVLGRRMRKHFTAAQQKFGVMNDHVLESISGLRVLRAFVQEKADIEAFDRVTKDVMEQNIRVAQTNSLFMPVISSITGVSFAIAIGYGSYLVTRGEITLGEMVAFNIYLGLLVWPLIAFGEFINILQRGNASVLRIEDNLAQRPDVTDPSDPVAPNAAGDIVFDALTFRYPGTDAARLKAFRLVVRRGETIGVVGKTGSGKSTLLKQLLRQYPIEPGRLTISGAPIERIPLETLSSWIGYVPQEHLLLSRSVRDNIALGKPDATEAEVLAAARTAFLLDDLERMPEGLGTVVGENGIMLSGGQKQRIGIARALLVDPDILILDDALSAVDARTEAAILEQVRRTRAGKTTFIATHRLSAVAHAHRIVVLEDGAVVEEGTHEELMALDGWYRRQYERQQLEMSLLEDGKETP from the coding sequence ATGTTATTCGTTCAACGGTTAAGCTGGTTTTTCCGCAGGCGCTGGCCGTTTTATCTCGTCACGATGCTGCTCATCGCGTCGAACAGCTACATGAATACGGTCGCGCCCCGCTTCGTCGGAGACACGATCGACCGAATCATGGCGGGGGAGCTGACCCGTTCCGGGTTGCTGGGGACGGTCCTCATTCTGCTCGGCATCGCCGTCGCGATGTATGTGACGACTTATATTTGGATCAACGCGCTGTTCGGCAGCTCCGTGCTGCTCAACAAACAGCTGCGCGATCGGCTGCTCGCCCACTGGACGCGCATGAAGCCGTCGTTTTTCCATCGGAACCGGTCCGGGGAGCTGATGGCGCTCGCGACGAACGATATCGAGGCGGTGAGCAATACGGCGGGCTTCGGCGTCGTGACGATCACGAATACGATTTTCGGCGTCATCTTCGTCGTCGCGTCGATGATTCTTTATGTCGACGTCCGGCTCATGCTGGCCGCGCTGCTGCCGCTGCCGCTGCTCAGCGTCGCGATCAACGTGCTCGGCCGCCGCATGCGGAAGCATTTCACGGCGGCGCAGCAAAAGTTCGGCGTCATGAACGACCATGTGCTCGAATCGATCTCGGGGCTCAGGGTGCTGCGGGCGTTCGTGCAGGAGAAGGCCGATATCGAGGCGTTCGACCGGGTGACGAAGGACGTCATGGAGCAAAATATTCGCGTGGCCCAAACGAACTCGCTGTTCATGCCGGTCATCTCTTCCATCACCGGGGTCAGCTTCGCGATCGCCATCGGTTACGGCTCGTACCTCGTGACGCGCGGCGAAATTACGCTCGGGGAAATGGTCGCCTTCAATATATACCTCGGTCTGCTCGTGTGGCCGCTCATCGCGTTCGGGGAATTCATCAATATTTTGCAGCGGGGCAACGCGTCGGTGCTGCGCATCGAGGACAACCTTGCGCAGCGGCCCGACGTGACCGATCCTTCGGATCCGGTCGCGCCGAACGCCGCCGGCGACATCGTGTTCGACGCTCTGACGTTCCGCTATCCGGGAACCGACGCCGCGCGTCTCAAGGCGTTCCGGCTCGTCGTGCGGCGAGGCGAAACGATCGGCGTCGTCGGCAAAACCGGGAGCGGCAAGAGCACGCTGCTGAAACAGCTGCTCCGGCAGTATCCGATCGAACCGGGACGCCTCACGATCTCCGGCGCGCCGATCGAGCGCATTCCGCTCGAAACGCTGTCCTCTTGGATCGGGTACGTGCCGCAGGAGCATCTGCTGCTCTCCCGCAGCGTTCGAGACAACATCGCGTTAGGCAAGCCCGACGCGACGGAGGCGGAGGTGCTCGCGGCGGCGCGCACGGCGTTCCTGCTCGACGATCTCGAGCGGATGCCGGAAGGTCTCGGAACGGTCGTCGGCGAGAACGGCATCATGCTGTCCGGCGGGCAGAAGCAGCGCATCGGCATCGCGCGGGCGCTGCTCGTCGATCCGGACATTCTTATTCTCGACGACGCGCTGTCGGCCGTCGACGCGCGGACGGAGGCGGCGATTCTCGAGCAGGTGCGCCGCACGCGGGCGGGGAAGACGACGTTCATCGCGACGCACCGGCTGTCCGCCGTCGCGCACGCGCATCGCATCGTCGTGCTCGAGGACGGCGCCGTCGTCGAAGAGGGGACGCATGAAGAGCTGATGGCGCTGGACGGCTGGTACCGGCGGCAATATGAGCGGCAGCAGCTGGAGATGAGTCTGCTGGAAGACGGGAAGGAGACGCCATGA
- the cyoA gene encoding ubiquinol oxidase subunit II: MRKRTLKYGLALPALLLLAAAVLSGCGDAMVLDPKGPIGAAQKDLIYISTLLCLIVLVPVLALTAYIVFRYRDKRDNDAPYDPNWSHSTKLETIWWTIPIVIIAILAAVTVRYTYELEPSKPIVSEKEELVVQVTSLDWKWLFQYPEQGIATVNYLYIPEDVPIRFELTSDAPMNSFWIPQLGGQIYTMSGMAMVLYLQADEAGTYYGSGANFSGEHFADMTFYATAVPQDEFDAWVDDIKATSSPLTLEGYEQLAKPGTTTVKSFSAIPEGLFHSIVTKYAVGGSAHAGHGAHSGQPPSDEETDADSHDGHAGH; the protein is encoded by the coding sequence ATGAGAAAACGCACGCTGAAATACGGTCTGGCGCTGCCCGCCCTGCTGCTGCTGGCGGCGGCCGTCTTATCCGGCTGCGGCGACGCGATGGTGCTCGACCCGAAAGGGCCGATCGGCGCGGCGCAGAAGGATCTGATTTACATCTCGACGCTGTTGTGCCTTATCGTGCTCGTGCCGGTTCTCGCGCTGACCGCCTACATCGTGTTCCGGTACCGGGACAAGCGGGACAACGACGCGCCGTACGATCCGAACTGGTCGCACAGCACGAAGCTGGAGACGATTTGGTGGACGATCCCGATCGTCATTATCGCGATTCTCGCGGCCGTCACCGTACGCTATACGTACGAACTCGAGCCGTCGAAGCCGATCGTCAGCGAGAAAGAAGAACTCGTCGTTCAAGTGACGTCGCTCGATTGGAAATGGCTGTTCCAATATCCGGAGCAGGGCATCGCGACGGTCAACTATTTGTATATTCCGGAAGACGTGCCGATTCGGTTCGAGCTGACGTCCGACGCGCCGATGAACTCGTTCTGGATTCCGCAGCTCGGCGGCCAAATTTATACGATGTCCGGCATGGCGATGGTGCTGTACCTGCAAGCCGACGAAGCCGGCACGTACTACGGCTCCGGCGCGAACTTCAGCGGCGAGCATTTCGCCGACATGACGTTCTATGCGACGGCCGTGCCGCAGGACGAATTCGACGCATGGGTCGACGACATCAAAGCGACGTCGTCCCCGCTCACGCTGGAAGGATACGAGCAGCTCGCGAAGCCGGGCACGACGACCGTGAAGTCGTTCTCCGCGATTCCGGAAGGCTTGTTCCACAGCATCGTAACGAAATACGCCGTCGGCGGCTCCGCCCACGCGGGGCACGGCGCTCACTCCGGCCAGCCGCCTTCGGACGAAGAGACGGATGCCGACTCGCACGACGGCCACGCGGGCCACTAA